In a single window of the Danio rerio strain Tuebingen ecotype United States chromosome 20, GRCz12tu, whole genome shotgun sequence genome:
- the taar14b gene encoding trace amine associated receptor 14b, whose protein sequence is MNLTAVNQTDMCEDYSCPERSVSLSVYVILYVAAAAVALLTVCGNLLVIISVSHFKQLHTPANILILSLAASDFLTGVFVIPLHLSLVIESCWTSRSVMCLVFKVVNFQATSVSVHTVSLIAVDRFLALSFPFFYSEKISLTVVCTATLLNWLFSFIYNFTLLYVNGNFTDVVCPAVCFAITDGISSIIDLLIVFVMPCILIIILYTHVFVIAKKHATAIRALQVHNSTESSKNKISDKSERKAAMLLGILVFVFLLCLLPYYITALAIPYNSENTLQIRDVAVIFFFLNSTINPIIYALFYSWFQKSIKLIFTFKVFHKDSSLMNVM, encoded by the coding sequence ATGAATCTTACAGCAGTGAACCAAACTGATATGTGCGAGGACTACTCGTGTCCAGAGAGATCTGTTTCTTTATCTGTCTATGTGATTCTGTATGTGGCCGCAGCAGCTGTGGCTCTTCTGACCGTGTGTGGAAACCTGCTGGTCATCATATCTGTTAGTCACTTCAAGCAGCTCCACACACCTGCCAACATCCTCATCCTCTCTTTGGCTGCGTCTGATTTTCTCACTGGAGTGTTTGTGATACCACTTCATTTGTCTTTGGTCATTGAATCATGCTGGACATCTAGATCAGTCATGTGCTTGGTTTTTAAAGTTGTGAATTTTCAGGCAACAAGTGTTTCTGTTCACACTGTGTCTTTAATAGCTGTCGATCGCTTCTTGGCTTTGAGTTTTCCCTTTTTTTACTCTGAGAAAATCTCACTGACTGTGGTCTGTACAGCAACTCTGCTAAACtggttgttttcattcatttataacttCACTCTTCTGTATGTTAATGGAAACTTCACTGATGTTGTGTGTCCAGCAGTGTGTTTTGCCATCACAGATGGGATTTCATCAATTATTGATCTCCTGATTGTGTTTGTAATGCCATGTATActcattataatattatacacTCATGTATTTGTCATTGCTAAGAAACATGCGACTGCTATAAGAGCCCTTCAGGTTCACAACAGCACAGAATCCTCTAAGAACAAAATCAGCGACAAATCAGAGAGAAAAGCTGCGATGCTGCTGGGGATTCTGGTCTTTGTGTTTCTCCTCTGTTTGCTGCCGTATTATATTACAGCTTTAGCGATACCATACAATAGTGAAAACACACTTCAAATCAGAGATGTTGCTGTGATATTTTTCTTCCTCAACTCCACCATTAACCCCATCATTTACGCTTTATTCTATTCCTGGTTTCAAAAAAGcataaagttaattttcacatttaaagTCTTTCATAAAGACTCCTCGCTGATGAATGTGATGTAA
- the flvcr2b gene encoding choline/ethanolamine transporter flvcr2b isoform X2: MDTRFNDINRVKMGDESKSVDGEVNDNTYYSKTDAEVNFEHRYTTPETRLYKKRWVIVCLFSSYSLCNSYQWIQYGIINNIFMRFYGVDSFTIDWMSMIYMLTYIPLIFPVSWLLDKKGLRVIALVAAALNCAGTWIKVASARPDLFPVTFLGQFTCSVAQVFILGMPSRIASVWFGSDEVSTACSIGVFGNQLGIAIGFLVPPILVPNVDDLDELAAHIRVMFYITAGVATFLFVLVVIVFQERPEIPPTLAQAAARRISPESYSYTASILRLLRNKAFILLVITYGLNVGCFYAVSTLLNRMIIEHYPGEEVNAGRIGLTIVIAGMVGSLICGIWLDRSKTYKQTTLAVYLMSLVGLVIYAFTLDLHHLWVVFITAGALGFFMTGYLPLGFEFAVELTYPESEGTSSGLLNCSAQVFGIIFTICQGKIMDSFGTLAGNLFLCAFLLIGTIITGCIKSDLRRQLANQQAQTADHLDTSPTQTRF; encoded by the exons ATGGACACTCGTTTTAACGACATAAACCGGGTGAAAATGGGCGATGAGTCGAAGTCAGTGGACGGAGAGGTGAATGACAATACATATTACTCAAAAACTGATGCTGAGGTGAATTTTGAACATCGCTACACAACGCCAGAAACGCGTTTGTATAAAAAGAGATGGGTCATAGTGTGTTTATTCAGCTCATATTCGCTCTGCAACTCCTATCAATGGATTCAGTACGGAATCATCAACAACATCTTCATGCGCTTCTACGGCGTGGACTCTTTCACCATAGACTGGATGTCCATGATTTACATGTTGACATACATTCCGCTCATTTTCCCCGTTTCGTGGCTACTGGATAAAAAGGGTCTGAGGGTCATCGCGCTCGTGGCCGCGGCTCTGAATTGCGCGGGCACGTGGATCAAGGTGGCCAGCGCCAGACCGGACCTTTTCCCGGTGACATTTCTCGGTCAGTTCACGTGCTCCGTTGCTCAGGTGTTTATATTGGGGATGCCCTCGCGGATCGCATCGGTGTGGTTCGGGTCGGATGAGGTGTCCACAGCGTGCTCCATTGGAGTCttcggaaatcag TTGGGCATCGCCATTGGCTTCCTCGTTCCACCCATACTTGTTCCCAATGTGGACGATCTGGATGAGCTGGCGGCTCATATCAGAGTCATGTTCTACATCACCGCAGGTGTGGCCACATTCCTGTTCGTGCTGGTTGTCATTG tgtttcaGGAGCGTCCGGAGATTCCTCCCACTCTCGCTCAGGCTGCTGCTCGACGCATTTCTCCAGAGAGCTACTCGTACACGGCCTCCATCCTCAGACTGCTACGCAACAAAGCCTTTATCCTCCTCGTCATCACTTACG GGCTGAATGTTGGCTGTTTCTATGCTGTCAGTACACTTCTCAACCGGATGATCATTGAACACTATCCT GGCGAGGAGGTGAATGCCGGCAGGATAGGCCTCACCATCGTGATCGCTGGCATGGTGGGTTCCCTAATCTGTGGCATCTGGCTAGACCGATCGAAAACCTACAA ACAAACCACTCTAGCGGTGTATCTGATGTCCCTCGTGGGTTTGGTGATTTATGCTTTTACTCTGGATTTGCATCACCTGTGGGTGGTTTTCATCACAGCAGGAGCCCTCGG GTTCTTCATGACGGGTTATCTTCCTCTCGGCTTTGAGTTTGCTGTTGAATTGACGTACCCAGAGTCTGAAGGCACGTCTTCAGGGCTACTGAACTGCTCAGCACAG GTGTTTGGGATCATATTTACAATCTGTCAGGGGAAAATCATGGACTCCTTCGGTACACTGGCTGGAAATCTGTTCCTGTGTGCCTTTTTGCTGATAGGAACCATTATAACAG GCTGTATAAAGTCAGATCTGCGCAGACAGCTGGCAAACCAGCAAGCACAAACTGCT
- the flvcr2b gene encoding choline/ethanolamine transporter flvcr2b isoform X1, with the protein MDTRFNDINRVKMGDESKSVDGEVNDNTYYSKTDAEVNFEHRYTTPETRLYKKRWVIVCLFSSYSLCNSYQWIQYGIINNIFMRFYGVDSFTIDWMSMIYMLTYIPLIFPVSWLLDKKGLRVIALVAAALNCAGTWIKVASARPDLFPVTFLGQFTCSVAQVFILGMPSRIASVWFGSDEVSTACSIGVFGNQLGIAIGFLVPPILVPNVDDLDELAAHIRVMFYITAGVATFLFVLVVIVFQERPEIPPTLAQAAARRISPESYSYTASILRLLRNKAFILLVITYGLNVGCFYAVSTLLNRMIIEHYPGEEVNAGRIGLTIVIAGMVGSLICGIWLDRSKTYKQTTLAVYLMSLVGLVIYAFTLDLHHLWVVFITAGALGFFMTGYLPLGFEFAVELTYPESEGTSSGLLNCSAQVFGIIFTICQGKIMDSFGTLAGNLFLCAFLLIGTIITGCIKSDLRRQLANQQAQTAAALGRSYVQDHSGTTLLPSTHM; encoded by the exons ATGGACACTCGTTTTAACGACATAAACCGGGTGAAAATGGGCGATGAGTCGAAGTCAGTGGACGGAGAGGTGAATGACAATACATATTACTCAAAAACTGATGCTGAGGTGAATTTTGAACATCGCTACACAACGCCAGAAACGCGTTTGTATAAAAAGAGATGGGTCATAGTGTGTTTATTCAGCTCATATTCGCTCTGCAACTCCTATCAATGGATTCAGTACGGAATCATCAACAACATCTTCATGCGCTTCTACGGCGTGGACTCTTTCACCATAGACTGGATGTCCATGATTTACATGTTGACATACATTCCGCTCATTTTCCCCGTTTCGTGGCTACTGGATAAAAAGGGTCTGAGGGTCATCGCGCTCGTGGCCGCGGCTCTGAATTGCGCGGGCACGTGGATCAAGGTGGCCAGCGCCAGACCGGACCTTTTCCCGGTGACATTTCTCGGTCAGTTCACGTGCTCCGTTGCTCAGGTGTTTATATTGGGGATGCCCTCGCGGATCGCATCGGTGTGGTTCGGGTCGGATGAGGTGTCCACAGCGTGCTCCATTGGAGTCttcggaaatcag TTGGGCATCGCCATTGGCTTCCTCGTTCCACCCATACTTGTTCCCAATGTGGACGATCTGGATGAGCTGGCGGCTCATATCAGAGTCATGTTCTACATCACCGCAGGTGTGGCCACATTCCTGTTCGTGCTGGTTGTCATTG tgtttcaGGAGCGTCCGGAGATTCCTCCCACTCTCGCTCAGGCTGCTGCTCGACGCATTTCTCCAGAGAGCTACTCGTACACGGCCTCCATCCTCAGACTGCTACGCAACAAAGCCTTTATCCTCCTCGTCATCACTTACG GGCTGAATGTTGGCTGTTTCTATGCTGTCAGTACACTTCTCAACCGGATGATCATTGAACACTATCCT GGCGAGGAGGTGAATGCCGGCAGGATAGGCCTCACCATCGTGATCGCTGGCATGGTGGGTTCCCTAATCTGTGGCATCTGGCTAGACCGATCGAAAACCTACAA ACAAACCACTCTAGCGGTGTATCTGATGTCCCTCGTGGGTTTGGTGATTTATGCTTTTACTCTGGATTTGCATCACCTGTGGGTGGTTTTCATCACAGCAGGAGCCCTCGG GTTCTTCATGACGGGTTATCTTCCTCTCGGCTTTGAGTTTGCTGTTGAATTGACGTACCCAGAGTCTGAAGGCACGTCTTCAGGGCTACTGAACTGCTCAGCACAG GTGTTTGGGATCATATTTACAATCTGTCAGGGGAAAATCATGGACTCCTTCGGTACACTGGCTGGAAATCTGTTCCTGTGTGCCTTTTTGCTGATAGGAACCATTATAACAG GCTGTATAAAGTCAGATCTGCGCAGACAGCTGGCAAACCAGCAAGCACAAACTGCT GCTGCTCTGGGCAGGTCATACGTTCAGGATCACAGCGGGACGACTCTCCTTCCCTCCACACACATGTGA